From the uncultured Fibrobacter sp. genome, one window contains:
- the purU gene encoding formyltetrahydrofolate deformylase produces MAITRYILQIHCPDQKGLIAGTTQVLAKAGANIVDLQQHTAKDIETFFLRAVFEADSENIEEVRKHLETLEGHLQLNWKLFDTTKIERVAIFVSKTDHCLYDLLLKRRDGDLPCEFSCIVGNHPDLGPVGGTFGVPFYYVPSNPDKSIPENRFREIIAETKTDTVVLARYMQILSEAFTEEFKYRIINIHHGFLPAFKGAKPYHQAWHKGVKIIGATAHFATEDLDQGPIICQDIQRVPETASIEDLVELGKDIEKRTLSAALKLWLEHRVFVYAGRTFIL; encoded by the coding sequence ATGGCTATTACTCGTTACATTTTGCAGATTCATTGCCCCGACCAGAAGGGACTTATTGCCGGAACCACTCAAGTACTCGCCAAGGCTGGCGCAAACATCGTGGACTTGCAGCAACATACGGCAAAGGACATCGAAACATTTTTCCTGAGGGCCGTTTTTGAAGCCGATTCCGAAAATATCGAGGAAGTCCGTAAACACTTGGAAACACTCGAAGGTCACCTTCAGCTGAACTGGAAACTGTTCGACACCACCAAAATCGAACGTGTCGCCATTTTTGTCTCCAAGACCGACCACTGCCTTTATGACCTTTTGCTCAAGAGACGCGACGGAGACCTCCCCTGCGAGTTCAGTTGCATTGTCGGTAACCACCCCGATCTGGGCCCCGTCGGCGGCACCTTCGGCGTACCGTTCTACTACGTACCGAGCAATCCGGACAAGAGCATTCCCGAAAACCGTTTCCGCGAAATCATCGCCGAAACAAAGACCGACACGGTGGTACTTGCCCGCTACATGCAGATTCTGAGCGAAGCCTTTACCGAGGAATTCAAGTACAGAATCATCAACATCCACCACGGATTCCTGCCCGCATTCAAGGGAGCTAAGCCCTACCACCAGGCATGGCACAAGGGCGTAAAGATTATCGGTGCCACGGCGCACTTCGCCACCGAAGACCTGGACCAGGGGCCCATCATCTGTCAGGACATTCAGCGCGTGCCCGAAACGGCAAGTATCGAAGACCTGGTAGAACTCGGCAAGGATATCGAAAAGCGCACCCTATCTGCCGCCCTCAAGCTCTGGCTCGAACACCGCGTATTCGTTTACGCCGGAAGAACATTTATCCTATAG
- the pyrE gene encoding orotate phosphoribosyltransferase, with protein sequence MKIKDQFVHFLVEAGALKFGSFVTKSGRETPYFINTGEFRTGATLSKLAEYYANAYMVHFDGKAQNLYGPAYKGIPLCAATAMKLSDIYNQNLTFTYNRKEAKDHGEGGMLVGYKYAEKTNVVIIEDVITAGTSVNETMQALSKIENANVVGLLISVDRKEKLENGKSALQTVQDEYGIEAHSIVNINDIIAFLESEENRKKINAPEGILDKVYAYREKWGAP encoded by the coding sequence ATGAAAATCAAAGACCAGTTTGTCCATTTTCTTGTCGAAGCCGGCGCCCTCAAGTTCGGCTCCTTTGTGACCAAGAGCGGTCGCGAAACCCCGTACTTCATCAACACGGGTGAATTCCGTACAGGCGCCACCCTCTCGAAGCTTGCCGAATACTATGCAAACGCCTACATGGTACATTTTGACGGCAAGGCCCAGAACCTTTACGGACCGGCCTACAAGGGCATTCCGCTGTGCGCCGCCACCGCTATGAAGCTTTCCGACATCTACAACCAGAACCTCACCTTCACCTACAACCGCAAGGAAGCGAAGGACCACGGCGAAGGCGGCATGCTTGTCGGCTACAAGTACGCCGAGAAGACGAACGTCGTGATTATCGAAGACGTGATTACCGCGGGCACCAGCGTGAACGAGACGATGCAGGCACTTTCGAAGATCGAAAACGCAAACGTTGTCGGCCTCCTGATTTCGGTAGACCGCAAGGAAAAGCTCGAAAACGGCAAGTCCGCCCTTCAGACCGTGCAGGACGAATACGGCATCGAAGCCCACTCCATCGTGAACATTAACGACATCATCGCGTTCCTCGAAAGCGAAGAAAATCGCAAGAAGATCAACGCTCCCGAAGGAATCCTCGACAAGGTGTACGCCTACCGTGAAAAGTGGGGCGCACCGTAA
- a CDS encoding transglutaminase-like domain-containing protein, translated as MANRTIERIYLKFFLTFVSISIVFVLNACSSQDESNNITGVTANEPNTAVNTDSIANAIKDEVIKSTKDSLNKASNADSASKSNEQNTAVNIDSIANAIKDDVKKSIKDSINASHTGNAENNQSVTNTLIARAEGFEIEGVENIYGAFANHYAVMYKDFTFPDDNGDSVTIQTPFPIVITNTCKDTTPCNQKKIMVKTWIPSFADTATITGIVPPNDSIILSPNLIFNDNALISLTSAKKVNREVKVFALEKDSQILFHSESRPTTIHPMQVFGLESLFQVYPNTQYLLYGVWVTPMADSIINIVNEVAQKLPNKEILVYQIYAIDTSLSNSTYRVTKAIFEVLQSRHIKYVESTGAGSIGQRINYPVETLRKKQGICIETAVLFASVLENLGYFTSLMFIPGHAFVGWLKEPKDNPVYEDFEVIETTMIGNEKATYYDARIAGINKYYDPLGDGSYNTDFVINIPIYILRDYGINPNNIP; from the coding sequence ATGGCAAACAGAACCATAGAACGGATATATCTTAAGTTTTTTCTTACCTTCGTCTCAATTTCTATAGTCTTTGTTTTGAACGCTTGTTCCAGCCAAGATGAAAGCAATAATATCACGGGCGTGACTGCGAATGAACCGAATACAGCGGTTAATACAGATTCAATTGCCAACGCTATCAAAGACGAAGTAATAAAATCCACTAAGGATAGTCTAAATAAAGCATCTAATGCAGATTCTGCTTCTAAATCGAACGAACAGAACACAGCTGTCAACATTGATTCGATTGCCAACGCAATCAAGGATGACGTAAAAAAGTCAATTAAAGATAGTATTAACGCCTCCCATACCGGAAATGCAGAAAACAACCAAAGTGTTACAAATACGTTGATTGCAAGAGCAGAAGGTTTTGAAATAGAGGGTGTTGAAAATATCTATGGAGCTTTCGCAAATCATTACGCTGTAATGTATAAAGATTTCACTTTTCCTGACGATAATGGAGACTCTGTCACCATTCAAACGCCTTTTCCGATTGTCATTACCAACACTTGTAAAGATACAACTCCATGCAATCAAAAAAAAATAATGGTAAAAACATGGATTCCAAGCTTTGCAGATACAGCAACCATTACAGGTATTGTTCCACCAAACGATTCAATAATTCTTTCTCCAAATTTAATATTCAACGATAATGCATTGATTTCACTTACTTCAGCAAAGAAAGTCAATCGTGAAGTTAAAGTTTTTGCTCTTGAGAAAGACAGTCAAATATTATTTCATTCGGAATCCAGACCAACAACAATACACCCGATGCAAGTTTTCGGATTAGAGTCTCTATTTCAGGTTTATCCCAATACTCAATACCTTTTATATGGAGTTTGGGTTACCCCTATGGCAGATTCCATAATAAATATTGTCAATGAAGTTGCACAAAAACTTCCAAACAAAGAAATTCTCGTTTATCAAATATACGCTATTGACACATCGTTAAGCAATAGTACCTACCGTGTAACAAAAGCTATTTTTGAAGTTCTTCAATCGCGACATATCAAATATGTTGAAAGCACTGGTGCCGGTAGCATAGGTCAAAGAATCAATTATCCTGTAGAAACTCTTCGAAAAAAACAGGGTATATGTATTGAGACAGCAGTTCTGTTCGCCTCAGTTTTGGAAAATCTTGGATATTTTACATCACTTATGTTTATTCCTGGCCATGCATTCGTTGGTTGGCTCAAGGAACCCAAAGACAATCCTGTATATGAAGATTTCGAAGTCATAGAAACAACAATGATTGGTAATGAAAAAGCAACTTACTACGACGCTAGAATTGCAGGAATCAATAAATATTACGATCCATTAGGCGATGGAAGCTACAATACAGATTTCGTCATTAACATACCAATCTATATCCTTCGAGACTACGGTATCAACCCGAACAACATTCCCTAA
- a CDS encoding DUF6169 family protein: MIYPIIEDGNVFSFETETRNKVSVEFSDLTNIFESFFPIYCVDIYRLQNSFHTNELYGTKTRDTIVSIIKNFLDRFDCALVAFIDTSTDKKGKARNRLFKSWFENFGKKDFFIESREIVFDETESYSFLILRKSYGNTNSIVEAFDTFIKLANEPE, encoded by the coding sequence GTGATATACCCCATCATCGAAGACGGAAACGTCTTTTCCTTCGAAACGGAAACTCGAAACAAAGTTTCTGTCGAGTTTAGCGATTTGACTAACATTTTCGAATCGTTTTTCCCCATTTACTGTGTAGATATCTATAGGCTACAAAATTCTTTTCATACAAACGAATTATACGGGACTAAGACTCGCGATACAATCGTCAGTATCATAAAAAATTTCTTGGACAGATTCGATTGTGCCCTAGTCGCATTCATCGACACTTCTACAGACAAAAAAGGAAAAGCAAGGAATCGCCTATTCAAATCATGGTTTGAAAATTTCGGGAAAAAGGATTTCTTTATAGAATCTCGCGAAATCGTTTTCGACGAAACAGAATCCTATTCGTTCTTAATCCTTCGAAAATCTTACGGAAATACTAATTCTATTGTCGAAGCCTTCGATACATTCATCAAGCTAGCCAATGAGCCCGAATAA
- a CDS encoding DEAD/DEAH box helicase, which produces MSEEVKEEKKEEKVNPFLTPVKIIEPEHKLPDYTFDMLPEEQKAVLAQHGWTDLMPVQRKTIPYMLAARDMLVQSKTGSGKTGAYVLPLLQVIVRDHVFPQALILVPTRELCLQVQDEIEKLSAGTGIRSVAIFGGVSYEPQLKALKNGVHIIVATPGRLMDHVQRGNVDFLDIRDLILDEADEMLSMGFYPDMQKIRRYLPKQIACTMFSATIPQTVKSLAREFQRPSAEFLSLSYDKVIANNLEHRWYPCDVMDKDSMTIKVLEYYNPESCMIFCNKKSDVSYLEQVLSGYGFNVGALSGDVAQSMREKTLNAFRDKKLRILICTDVAARGIDVDHVTHVIVYDHPDDHEVYVHRSGRTARAGRSGLCISLITPVEEIDMKQTAADFGINFIKMEIPTNEEISKKVSERVREKLERERNHFGGQKARERISRVIPLVKELANGTEEDQMLLAYLVDRYAWKK; this is translated from the coding sequence ATGAGCGAAGAAGTAAAAGAAGAAAAGAAAGAAGAGAAAGTTAATCCGTTTCTGACTCCCGTTAAGATTATCGAGCCCGAACACAAGCTCCCCGATTACACTTTTGACATGCTGCCCGAAGAACAGAAGGCTGTTCTCGCTCAGCATGGCTGGACCGACCTGATGCCGGTGCAGCGCAAGACGATTCCTTATATGTTGGCCGCCCGCGATATGCTGGTGCAGTCCAAGACCGGTTCGGGAAAGACCGGCGCCTACGTTCTCCCGCTTTTGCAGGTGATTGTACGCGACCACGTTTTTCCGCAGGCACTGATTTTGGTGCCAACCCGCGAACTCTGCTTGCAGGTTCAAGACGAAATTGAGAAACTTTCTGCCGGCACAGGCATCCGCTCTGTCGCCATTTTTGGTGGCGTGAGCTACGAGCCGCAGCTGAAGGCCCTCAAGAACGGCGTGCATATCATCGTGGCGACTCCGGGTCGCCTGATGGACCATGTGCAGCGCGGCAACGTGGATTTCCTCGACATCCGCGACTTGATTCTGGACGAAGCCGACGAAATGCTCTCGATGGGTTTCTACCCCGACATGCAGAAGATTCGCCGCTACTTGCCCAAGCAGATTGCCTGCACCATGTTCAGCGCCACCATTCCGCAGACGGTGAAGAGCCTCGCTCGCGAATTCCAGCGTCCAAGCGCCGAATTCCTGTCGCTCAGCTACGACAAGGTGATCGCGAACAACCTGGAACACCGCTGGTACCCCTGCGACGTGATGGACAAGGATTCCATGACCATCAAGGTGCTGGAATACTACAATCCTGAAAGCTGCATGATTTTCTGCAACAAGAAGAGCGACGTAAGCTACCTGGAACAGGTGCTTTCGGGCTACGGATTCAACGTAGGCGCCTTGAGTGGCGACGTGGCCCAGAGCATGCGCGAAAAGACCTTGAACGCCTTCCGCGACAAGAAGCTCCGCATTCTCATCTGCACCGACGTGGCTGCCCGCGGTATTGACGTGGACCACGTGACACACGTGATTGTGTACGACCACCCCGACGACCACGAAGTGTATGTGCACCGTAGCGGACGTACCGCCCGTGCGGGCCGCAGCGGACTTTGCATTTCGCTGATTACGCCGGTCGAAGAAATCGACATGAAGCAGACCGCCGCCGACTTCGGCATCAACTTCATCAAGATGGAAATTCCGACAAACGAAGAAATCTCGAAAAAGGTGAGCGAACGTGTGCGCGAAAAGCTCGAACGCGAACGCAATCACTTTGGGGGTCAAAAGGCCCGCGAACGCATCAGCCGCGTGATTCCCTTGGTAAAGGAACTCGCAAACGGCACCGAAGAAGACCAGATGCTGCTCGCCTACCTCGTTGACCGCTACGCATGGAAAAAGTAA
- the map gene encoding type I methionyl aminopeptidase: MAKIKIKSAKEIELIRDAGALAAETLIRAGEMCKPGVSTLEIDEFIGDYTRKHKGISACMGYHGYPRYACISINEVVCHGIPSANTILKDGDIVNIDITTILSGYHGDTSAMFCVGRVSNLAQELVDTAKFCMEEGIRAAGEDGARYYDIGNAIQDIADEHGFSVVEDYCGHGIGRGFHEEPTLYHFRNNVLKQFIEVGNVFTVEPMINVGRPGTKTLADGWTAVTRDGSLSAQWEHTIARTKNGIEILTLPR; encoded by the coding sequence ATGGCTAAGATTAAGATTAAATCTGCAAAAGAAATCGAACTGATCCGCGACGCCGGCGCTCTCGCTGCCGAAACGCTGATCCGCGCGGGCGAAATGTGCAAACCCGGCGTCTCCACCCTCGAAATCGACGAATTCATCGGCGACTATACCCGCAAGCACAAGGGTATTTCCGCCTGCATGGGCTACCACGGTTACCCGCGTTACGCCTGCATCAGCATTAACGAAGTCGTGTGCCACGGCATCCCGAGCGCAAACACCATCTTGAAAGACGGTGACATCGTAAACATCGACATCACGACGATTCTCTCCGGCTACCATGGCGATACCTCGGCCATGTTCTGCGTCGGCCGCGTGAGCAACCTCGCCCAAGAACTCGTGGACACCGCCAAGTTCTGCATGGAAGAAGGCATCCGCGCCGCTGGCGAAGACGGCGCCCGCTACTACGACATCGGTAACGCCATTCAGGACATTGCCGACGAGCACGGCTTCAGCGTGGTCGAAGATTACTGCGGTCACGGAATCGGTCGTGGTTTCCACGAAGAACCGACCCTGTATCATTTCCGCAACAACGTACTCAAGCAGTTTATCGAAGTTGGCAACGTGTTCACCGTAGAACCCATGATCAACGTGGGCCGTCCGGGCACCAAGACGCTCGCTGACGGATGGACCGCTGTAACCCGCGACGGCTCTTTGAGCGCCCAGTGGGAACACACCATTGCCCGCACGAAGAACGGAATCGAAATTTTGACGCTGCCGCGTTAG
- a CDS encoding EcsC family protein, with protein sequence MSDCTDEKMERIKEKLSTLLFELITDIPESLYSPTENSDDKINKLIRQAAIKASAVSATLSVPAGVTGVLTSIPDIAAIWRIQAQLVSDIAATYGKFAQLSREAMVWCLFRHSAAQLVRDIAVRTGSRIVVQKLSLAALEVLLKKIGLKISTKLLGKIALRAIPAIGAIGNGAYSFYDTYEVGKTAAAYFKALADNPEEPVVEDAEIQA encoded by the coding sequence ATGAGCGATTGCACAGACGAAAAGATGGAAAGAATCAAGGAAAAGTTGAGTACCCTGCTGTTCGAGCTGATTACGGACATTCCGGAATCCTTGTACTCCCCCACCGAAAATTCGGACGACAAGATCAATAAACTGATTCGCCAGGCGGCCATCAAGGCGTCCGCCGTCAGCGCCACCCTCTCGGTCCCGGCCGGTGTCACGGGCGTTCTGACCTCCATTCCCGACATCGCCGCCATCTGGCGCATCCAGGCGCAGCTCGTATCCGATATCGCCGCCACCTACGGCAAATTCGCCCAACTCAGCCGCGAAGCCATGGTCTGGTGTCTTTTCCGCCACAGTGCAGCCCAGCTGGTCCGCGACATCGCCGTCCGCACCGGAAGCCGAATCGTGGTCCAGAAGCTCTCGCTTGCGGCCCTCGAAGTACTGCTCAAAAAGATAGGTCTCAAGATTTCGACAAAGCTCCTCGGCAAGATTGCCCTCCGAGCCATTCCCGCCATCGGGGCCATCGGAAACGGTGCTTATTCCTTCTACGACACCTATGAAGTCGGGAAAACCGCAGCCGCCTATTTCAAGGCTTTAGCCGATAACCCCGAGGAACCGGTGGTCGAAGACGCCGAAATTCAGGCCTAA